CGCTTGTTGGTATTGCAACTCGGAACCAATGTTTTGATCATGCAGATTTTTCTGCTTTTCAAAAACAAAATTGGCGAGCTCTAAACTTTTCTTTACTTCTTCGATGTTTTTTGAAATCACATCGGAGTCGAGAATGACTAAAGTTTGACCGGCACCAACTTTCTGTCCCTTTTCTACTACAATCTGACGGATGAGTCCGCCGGTTTCTGCAGTAACGTTGGCAATTTTATCGGCCTGTACAGTACCTTGAATTTCGATGTAATGCTGAAAATCGCCGTGCGCAGCGGTTTCGGTGGTAACAATCGGGAGATTATTTGCAAGACTATCTTTCTTATCTCCTTCTTGTTTTTCTTCTTTTGTGCCGCAGGACTGCAATGCTGTTGTTGCAATTAGGGCTGCAATAAAAATGCGTTTCATTTTTCTTCTGGTTATGGGTTGGTTATTTGGTCGTGCTTGGTTGTGTTTTAGAGTTGATCTTATCGAGACCAACTTTTGCGCTTAATAAATTAAACAGCGCCGAAATATAATTTGCCTGCTGAGTGAGGTATTGGTTTTGAGCAGTGGTTAGCTCCATACTTGATGCAAGTCCCTGCTTATATTTTATCAGCGTTTTATTCTGAATGCTTTCTGCAAGCGCAAGTGATTCTTTCTGTAATTTAAATGCATCTAATGATGTTACATATTCTGTTCTTGCGAGGTAGGATTGTATTTTTAATGCCTGATCGATTTCCTGCAAATTGATTTCCGATTTTTCCATTTCAATACGGGTCTGTGCAACTTTAGCATTGCGCATTCCGGAGCTGAAAATGGGAATCTGCATTTGAACACCCCAAAAAGTGGCTGGATACCATGGTTTATCCTTGAAAAAATCGAAGTCGTTACGGAAAGCCTGGTACTGGTGTGTAAAAAATGCATTTAATGAAGGATAATACTTCATTTTTTCATTTTGCATATTGAGTTCGTTCAACTTCACCTGGGTGGCCAGCATTTGATAATCGACATTTCCCGACGGATCAAATCCTTCTAATGAAATCTGCTCTAATCCCACCGAACCGATGATTGCGTCGGTGTTCTCTCCAATAACCAATTCCTGTTCTAAAGGCATCCCCATTTGCAACTTCAAACTCATGATGGATGCATCCTTCATCAATTTGGCGCGCGATAATGCATTTTTAAGATTGGTAACCGTAAGTTGAATCTGATCCACAT
This Flavobacteriales bacterium DNA region includes the following protein-coding sequences:
- a CDS encoding TolC family protein — translated: MKPSKFILTLSCVFALSAYGQQSMTLKDALDYGMKNNYSVKMSQADMEKSEKKVREVLAIGLPQINASGQFMNYLNLPTTVVPANAFNPSAPADQLIGLKFGTDYNVTGSVTASQLLFDGSYLVGLQATKNLANLSRLNVERTQREAQAEISKAYYTAVVADENVKTLENTVALMEKLLNETKAVFQNGLTESQDVDQIQLTVTNLKNALSRAKLMKDASIMSLKLQMGMPLEQELVIGENTDAIIGSVGLEQISLEGFDPSGNVDYQMLATQVKLNELNMQNEKMKYYPSLNAFFTHQYQAFRNDFDFFKDKPWYPATFWGVQMQIPIFSSGMRNAKVAQTRIEMEKSEINLQEIDQALKIQSYLARTEYVTSLDAFKLQKESLALAESIQNKTLIKYKQGLASSMELTTAQNQYLTQQANYISALFNLLSAKVGLDKINSKTQPSTTK